A single region of the Eremothecium gossypii ATCC 10895 chromosome V, complete sequence genome encodes:
- the RIF1 gene encoding DNA-binding protein RIF1 (Syntenic homolog of Saccharomyces cerevisiae YBR275C (RIF1)): MSRDPLGLVDLLRVWLSDRCLQAHRSHHVPSRSLFPNSPQLWDQNSPEAVERSVKTMQLENKPSQQTNKRIKALDVLDKHISQRSTQKKLQQVPQLLPGDSHTSSGEDEGLPGKIWRGDGRAAGRPRTSPEIRVERQNADEERPTLSASSPLKKSVVFSEEVTSSPIRATVSSSPVRSAHNRPPSKSILKSSPSKLLAGVQGQERALHQFLNPNMASIVAVDPFSLDYWTVGEVHTLSDQNSLAEYKRVLEGAVHLLKQPAGSSRQFEIYATLNGILPSPNATSVSDVDARKLSLTIENIDVLMQISYVKLKQTQENLLLSSKKDPFLSRLYVQIVRFFSNLLATVRIVKSFERKPHVRSICQSVMDLALESLNHENTNKVMITAQLTLLREERYGEFFLSDIQIKTFIEAVANIKGIASTNLLYEKHLLLKQYLVKYPDCMLDSVRLWFSTEVLARILIVHEHYNGKLLSSSISVMLELLKVSLVNRRRLEISALLNTTAVECIPQLDNKEFARSRVQRSKTTKQLLQERIKELILENKDYRSAMDIWLCVMGLVYGDPSSLESILDEEGDSWIKLNLLCHNSSDPAASKLAFKAWRILIYLTFVNFQLNFSQANELMKLLLRPLRLFAECDLNNKSIIEGINYTISDILYMSFSDPSSSIRFQYLQRHIISPLFMDILPKYKCSAVIQHTEGIFVKLLGKNDDGRQAKKLFNPMRVLSPVGITESDFSAIPFNILNCSWGDIMNLVSIMLTFEHIDLGAIFEMFLALLLRVPDSLRTPDNCTTCVAFAKRLLLELSKEDSAVAFDAILEKCVSFFFQAFEAILFEGLSGVTPFYDLINIEKQSPEEQLRWLKLTLDLTKHMIPDVFIVEKFLELSNPAINSYAGNFVGSKLLSATIQPSILDSFLTIVNKVPTPEAIENVLEFCTNVLPESIDILSKLNFLDWDDNALVYFVKKYSKRVSNGRLDPNLLERLRPHLFVNTNLFVELSTLLVKSGERELMKELVSHHPYSISLSMLDKVDLTEALAKESVAQLLSRISELSLDEQYKLLIHAIKTREASALVASFEHIKLLLENKPQNISVDLDIISKDIFALCCDVKEWKLMANISGVLIERNLVTHLLMNLEDKADIVLQYFDPVTIIAILARYSDNSTTCDAIFRKCLEDHDPFVCFQLLRELVGTNNFKVFSANYVYLFKFIFDPKDRFCEKNREEALELFPVLTNHLMLLSQNIVSEAMEAIKSMVTLQGREYQFQLLARMVHHPQFSVKGDERLVNLIRTWKESTSTPKKRPRMFRFISPRKGDVTAIQEEITVPVSGGHAICENDIDEPRTGATLNDPQDDASSSADMADYPVLNNLSNPASGRDEDETEQESSDECIASQSHLNREARKLAQNNGVFPIEGVATDILDQTPSSPPSGLPAPNSAVENDIDNDAVKGDNSTSNEHHASINSSPDAEPAEVDSHPMGNRGSRQNADPELAEDCPTRGNCQTDRQNICDKDAQADFEDLPDSPVPTSFDKREGGNDIASFADKQGLASMATEKAGERVFDFVEDTHSTPVKIVHMPNQPIEPEHKGNSANKDPGDSPLIVGATTVGQTAASEESLEEEQDPDVSVVAPLRIPIFKSNHAFYPHLGTHSDEDRIAVKEENNTVSFESPVLHQPQPPNTGNDTSRETTPYYGKPLKAKFPSKKVRRVVSRINALEQDDITHMGPDEKDSLRRELLTFIMKLEGL; the protein is encoded by the coding sequence ATGTCACGTGACCCATTGGGCCTTGTGGATTTACTACGCGTTTGGCTTTCCGATCGATGTTTGCAGGCCCATCGCAGCCATCACGTCCCTTCCAGATCGCTCTTTCCGAATAGTCCGCAGCTTTGGGACCAGAACTCACCGGAAGCTGTTGAGCGCAGCGTTAAGACCATGCAATTAGAGAACAAACCGTCACAACAGACCAACAAGCGCATAAAGGCTTTAGATGTGCTGGATAAGCACATTAGCCAGCGGTCGACTCAGAAGAAACTCCAGCAGgtgccgcagctgctgccaGGCGACTCACATACTTCCAGCGGCGAAGACGAGGGTCTGCCCGGCAAGATCTGGCGTGGCGACGGCCGGGCTGCGGGGCGTCCCCGCACGTCGCCGGAGATTCGGGTGGAGCGCCAGAACGCAGACGAGGAGCGGCCCACGCTGAGCGCATCGTCGCCGCTCAAGAAGTCGGTGGTGTTCTCCGAGGAGGTGACATCGTCCCCTATCCGCGCGACCGTCTCGTCGAGCCCTGTCCGCTCTGCGCACAACCGTCCGCCCTCCAAGTCGATCCTAAAGAGCTCGCCGTCGAAGTTGTTAGCAGGCGTACAAGGACAGGAGCGCGCGCTACATCAGTTCCTGAACCCGAACATGGCATCGATTGTTGCAGTCGATCCCTTCAGCCTGGATTACTGGACTGTGGGCGAGGTACATACGCTGAGCGACCAGAATAGCTTGGCTGAATACAAGCGAGTGTTAGAAGGTGCGGTGCATCTGCTCAAACAGCCAGCTGGCTCCAGCAGGCAGTTTGAAATATACGCGACCTTGAACGGCATTTTGCCCTCTCCAAACGCCACGAGCGTGAGCGATGTAGACGCGCGCAAGCTGAGTCTGACAATCGAAAACATTGACGTTCTCATGCAGATCTCATATGTGAAGTTGAAGCAAACACAGGAGAACCTGCTACTAAGCAGCAAAAAGGACCCTTTTCTTTCGAGGCTTTATGTGCAAATTGTGAGGTTTTTTAGCAACCTACTGGCCACAGTTCGTATTGTAAAGAGCTTTGAGCGGAAGCCACATGTTCGTTCTATTTGCCAGTCAGTGATGGATCTGGCGCTAGAGTCGTTGAATCATGAGAACACGAACAAAGTCATGATCACCGCACAGCTCACGCTGCTACGAGAAGAAAGGTATGGCGAGTTCTTTTTATCAGATATCCAAATCAAGACTTTCATAGAAGCCGTTGCTAATATCAAGGGAATAGCAAGCACTAATCTGCTATATGAAAAGCATCTACTACTAAAACAGTATCTCGTCAAATATCCTGATTGCATGTTGGACTCGGTCAGATTGTGGTTTTCTACCGAAGTGCTAGCGAGAATACTTATTGTGCACGAACATTATAACGGTAAACTGCTCAGTAGTAGCATTTCGGTGATGCTTGAGCTGCTGAAAGTTAGTTTAGTCAACAGGCGGCGTCTAGAGATATCTGCTCTTTTGAACACTACTGCGGTAGAGTGTATCCCGCAGTTAGATAACAAGGAATTTGCAAGGTCAAGAGTTCAACGTTCCAAAACTACTAAACAACTACTTCAGGAGCGAATTAAAGAGCTCATCTTGGAGAACAAGGACTACAGGTCAGCAATGGATATTTGGCTTTGCGTAATGGGATTAGTATATGGCGATCCCTCTTCCCTGGAAAGTATCCTAGATGAAGAAGGCGACAGTTGGATAAAGCTGAACTTGCTTTGCCATAACTCTAGCGATCCTGCAGCCTCAAAGCTAGCGTTTAAAGCCTGGCGCATACTGATTTATCTGACATTCGTTAACTTCCAGTTGAACTTTTCGCAAGCAAATGAGTTGATGAAACTCTTATTACGGCCCTTGAGGTTATTCGCCGAATGTGATCTGAACAATAAGTCTATCATTGAAGGGATTAATTATACCATCAGTGACATACTTTATATGTCATTTTCTGATCCATCGTCATCCATTAGGTTTCAATATCTACAAAGACACATAATATCACCGTTATTCATGGACATTCTTCCCAAGTATAAATGTTCAGCTGTTATCCAGCATACAGAGGGAATTTTTGTTAAACTTTTAGGTAAGAATGATGATGGAAGACAGGCAAAGAAACTGTTTAACCCTATGCGTGTACTATCGCCTGTGGGGATTACTGAAAGTGATTTCTCAGCGATACCTTTCAATATTCTTAATTGCAGCTGGGGGGATATCATGAACCTAGTTTCAATTATGTTGACATTTGAACATATAGATTTGGGCGCCATTTTCGAAATGTTTCTGGCATTATTACTGAGGGTTCCAGATTCATTGCGAACACCTGATAATTGTACCACTTGCGTGGCATTTGCGAAGCGCCTTCTTTTGGAACTATCAAAAGAGGACTCTGCTGTTGCATTTGATGCGATTTTAGAGAAGTGCGTTTCCTTTTTCTTCCAAGCTTTCGAAGCTATACTTTTTGAAGGTCTTTCTGGTGTTACTCCTTTTTATGATTTAATTAACATTGAAAAACAGTCTCCGGAAGAACAGCTACGGTGGCTGAAATTAACATTGGATCTTACGAAACACATGATTCCTGATGTTTTCATTGTTGAGAAGTTCTTAGAACTATCCAATCCTGCTATCAATTCTTATGCCGGGAATTTTGTTGGCTCAAAACTTCTTTCAGCCACTATTCAGCCGTCGATTCTGGATTCTTTCCTTACTATTGTTAACAAGGTGCCCACTCCAGAGGCGATTGAGAATGTTTTAGAATTCTGCACGAATGTTCTCCCGGAGAGCATAGATATCCTGAGTAAACTGAATTTTCTCGACTGGGATGATAATGCATTGGTTTATTTTGTTAAAAAATACTCAAAGAGGGTTTCTAATGGTAGACTAGATCCTAATTTATTGGAAAGACTACGTCCGCATCTATTCGTGAATACCAACTTATTTGTTGAACTATCGACATTGCTAGTCAAATCTGGCGAGAGAGAACTAATGAAAGAGCTTGTAAGTCATCACCCATATTCGATATCGCTATCTATGCTCGATAAGGTCGATTTGACTGAAGCATTGGCCAAAGAGTCAGTTGCTCAACTATTATCGAGGATATCCGAATTATCATTAGATGAGCAGTATAAGTTATTAATACACGCAATCAAAACGAGGGAGGCCTCGGCTCTTGTGGCATCCTTTGAACATATCAAGTTACTATTGGAAAATAAACCACAGAACATTTCGGTCGATTTGGATATAATTTCCAAGGATATTTTTGCACTCTGCTGTGATGTTAAAGAATGGAAATTAATGGCTAATATCAGCGGTGTTTTGATCGAGAGAAACCTTGTAACTCATTTGTTAATGAACTTAGAGGATAAGGCGGATATTGTTCTACAGTATTTTGATCCCGTAACGATAATAGCCATCTTAGCCCGGTATAGTGACAACAGTACCACCTGTGACGCAATTTTCCGTAAATGTCTCGAAGATCATGATCCCTTTGTTTGCTTTCAGTTGCTCAGAGAATTGGTTGGAACCAATAATTTCAAGGTCTTCAGCGCGAACTACGTTTATTTGTTCAAATTCATATTCGATCCTAAAGATAGATTTTGTGAAAAGAATAGAGAAGAGGCGTTGGAGCTATTCCCAGTTCTTACAAATCACTTAATGCTTTTATCTCAAAATATTGTATCGGAAGCTATGGAAGCTATTAAGAGCATGGTAACACTTCAGGGCCGAGAGTATCAATTCCAACTGCTTGCACGTATGGTTCATCACCCACAATTCTCTGTGAAAGGAGATGAACGCTTGGTAAACCTAATAAGGACATGGAAGGAAAGTACTAGCACACCAAAGAAGCGGCCGAGAATGTTTAGATTCATTTCACCGCGAAAGGGTGATGTAACTGCTATACAAGAGGAAATCACAGTGCCCGTATCAGGCGGGCATGCTATCTGCGAGAACGACATAGATGAACCTAGGACTGGTGCAACGCTCAATGACCCACAGGATGATGCTAGTTCGTCTGCAGATATGGCTGATTACCCGGTACTCAATAATTTATCAAATCCAGCGAGTGGGCGAGATGAAGATGAGACGGAACAAGAATCATCTGATGAATGCATTGCTTCACAGAGTCACCTTAACAGAGAAGCGAGGAAATTGGCGCAGAATAATGGTGTTTTTCCAATTGAAGGAGTGGCGACAGACATTCTCGATCAAACCCCTTCCAGTCCGCCCAGTGGACTCCCCGCTCCAAATTCTGCAGTTGAGAATGATATAGATAACGATGCAGTAAAGGGGGACAATTCCACCAGCAATGAGCACCACGCGTCAATTAATTCCTCCCCCGATGCGGAACCTGCGGAAGTTGACAGCCATCCCATGGGAAATCGGGGTTCGCGTCAGAACGCCGATCCGGAACTCGCAGAAGACTGCCCTACTCGGGGGAACTGTCAAACAGATCGGCAAAACATATGTGATAAAGATGCCCAAGCCGATTTCGAAGACCTGCCTGATTCACCCGTGCCTACTTCTTTTGACAAGCGGGAAGGTGGTAATGACATTGCCAGTTTCGCTGACAAGCAAGGGTTGGCTTCAATGGCCACGGAAAAGGCTGGAGAACGAGTCTTCGATTTCGTAGAAGACACACATTCGACGCCTGTGAAAATTGTCCACATGCCTAATCAGCCCATTGAACCGGAGCACAAAGGGAATTCTGCAAACAAAGATCCCGGCGATTCCCCATTGATAGTGGGTGCTACAACCGTTGGCCAGACAGCTGCAAGTGAGGAATCGCTTGAGGAAGAGCAAGATCCAGACGTCTCGGTCGTGGCTCCGTTAAGGATCCCGATATTCAAGAGCAATCACGCATTTTACCCCCATCTCGGAACTCATAGTGACGAGGATAGAATTGCTGTGAAGGAAGAGAATAATACCGTAAGCTTTGAGTCTCCGGTACTGCACCAACCCCAGCCACCCAATACTGGTAACGACACATCACGGGAAACGACTCCATACTACGGGAAGCCACTGAAGGCGAAATTCCCATCCAAGAAAGTCCGTAGAGTTGTATCGAGGATAAATGCACTGGAACAGGATGATATTACCCACATGGGTCCAGATGAAAAAGATTCCCTCCGCCGGGAACTCTTGACATTTATAATGAAATTAGAGGGCCTTTGA
- the CHK1 gene encoding serine/threonine protein kinase CHK1 (Syntenic homolog of Saccharomyces cerevisiae YBR274W (CHK1)), translating into MESSQAECLPEIKELELGETIGQGTFAFVKTASLRADPQTIVAVKFVHVERCKARGMTDEDLTREVVLQTRCAGHRHVVRVLDCNVSREYLWIAMELADGGDLFDKIEPDVGVDSEVARFYYQQLVRALTHLHEACGVAHRDIKPENMLLDRAGNLKVADFGLATRFRRRDGTRRLARDRRGTLPYLAPEVVGERAYHADTADIWSAGVLVFVLLTGETPWSEPSVDDGMFRAFVADGGNLSDGPWGKIGLVELNLLRKMLQQRPAARATLAQLRQHPWFKAPVVFADPDGMCADPAQLARRLLFKLRVPLSDAAYVQFTQDAPCSGPALTATQPVENELAHLEHDSYNSKTPIFSQCNLDRATADELQKRPATQSVRFDREVAVMQFRDEVDPTLSFDFNPAKFTKFFTADDMASVLPQLEFALRESSIPVRAGMYDSFCELERIMGADKVFPVSIDIKARDRKGWLLSGIVCIREVADGLKVVCFERKAGDPLEWRRLFKRIALFCRHLIYIA; encoded by the coding sequence ATGGAGTCGTCGCAGGCTGAATGCCTGCCGGAGATTAAGGAACTAGAGCTCGGGGAGACGATTGGGCAGGGCACGTTCGCGTTCGTCAAAACCGCCTCGCTGCGCGCAGACCCGCAGACGATAGTGGCTGTGAAGTTCGTGCACGTCGAGCGCTGCAAAGCGCGAGGGATGACGGACGAGGATCTGACGCGCGAGGTGGTGCTGCAGACGCGGTGCGCGGGGCACCGACATGTGGTGAGGGTGCTGGACTGCAATGTGTCACGTGAGTACCTATGGATCGCGATGGAGCTGGCGGACGGGGGCGACCTGTTCGACAAGATCGAGCCGGACGTGGGGGTGGACTCGGAGGTGGCGCGGTTCTACTaccagcagctggtgcGGGCGCTGACACACCTGCACGAGGCGTGCGGCGTGGCGCACCGGGACATCAAGCCGGAAAACATGCTGCTGGACCGGGCGGGGAACCTGAAGGTGGCGGACTTCGGGCTGGCGACGCGGTTCCGGCGGCGCGACGGGAcgcggcggctggcgcgcgaCCGGCGGGGGACGCTGCCGTACCTGGCGCCGGAGGTGGTGGGCGAGCGGGCGTACCACGCGGACACGGCGGACATCTGGTCTGCGGGAGTGCTTGTGTTTGTGCTGCTGACTGGGGAGACGCCGTGGAGCGAGCCCAGCGTGGATGACGGCATGTTCCGGGCGTTTGTGGCGGACGGGGGGAACTTGAGCGACGGGCCGTGGGGCAAGATCGGGCTGGTGGAGCTGAATCTGCTGCGCAAgatgctgcagcagcggccggcggcgcgcgcgacgctggcgcagctgcgaCAGCACCCATGGTTCAAGGCGCCGGTGGTGTTTGCGGACCCAGACGGGATGTGTGCGGACCCGGCGCAGCTAGCGCGGCGCCTGCTGTTCAAGCTGCGGGTGCCGCTGTCGGATGCCGCGTACGTGCAGTTCACACAGGACGCGCCTTGCTCCGGCCCGGCGCTAACCGCGACGCAGCCTGTGGAGAATGAGCTGGCTCATTTGGAACACGACTCGTACAATTCCAAAACGCCCATCTTCTCGCAGTGCAATCTTGACCGCGCCACGGCCGacgagctgcagaagcGGCCGGCCACGCAGTCCGTGCGCTTCGACAGGGAGGTCGCGGTGATGCAGTTCCGCGACGAGGTTGATCCGACGCTCTCGTTCGACTTCAATCCAGCAAAGTTCACGAAGTTCTTCACGGCAGATGATATGGCGTCAGTGCTGCCACAGCTGGAATTCGCGCTCCGCGAGTCCTCGATTCCAGTCCGGGCCGGTATGTATGACAGCTTCTGCGAGCTGGAGCGCATCATGGGGGCCGATAAAGTCTTCCCCGTCAGCATCGACATCAAGGCGCGCGATCGGAAGGGCTGGTTGCTTTCTGGTATTGTATGCATCCGGGAGGTGGCTGATGGGCTCAAGGTTGTGTGCTTTGAGAGAAAAGCAGGAGATCCCCTCGAGTGGCGGCGCCTCTTCAAGCGCATAGCTCTCTTCTGTAGACACTTGATATACATAGCATAA
- a CDS encoding UBX domain-containing protein (Syntenic homolog of Saccharomyces cerevisiae YBR273C (UBX7) and YJL048C (UBX6)) produces the protein MSVEQVSGAHACEEQVARFERNVEAAERRSASEDKALVIYSGGNDDEWLLRWFRPVLVESVGDKCVWLRVTAGSAGAAQVRTRYGVGGSPGVWCVRGGQVVLGLQGQRGGAGFARRLLRSLDAQTTCELAFKLTDGGLLRHKFSAGATLALVRAWVDAHRNDGTLPYQFYSSAQRATLTEAQERLTLTELDLVPRSALILKPVQTAAAEAVGDAHGGGLLSSLQRAVAWLVTRSAPAAAAPTAGTASPSPASSCYASPMQSPLLKHFDCGESELSIPPTCIAPSARKFQSPDRR, from the coding sequence ATGAGTGTCGAACAGGTGTCTGGTGCGCACGCGTGCGAAGAACAGGTGGCACGGTTTGAACGCAATGtggaggcggcggagcggCGGAGCGCCTCTGAGGACAAGGCGCTGGTGATCTACAGCGGCGGGAACGACGACGAGTGGCTGCTGCGGTGGTTCCGGCCGGTGCTGGTGGAGAGCGTGGGGGACAAATGCGTGTGGCTGCGCGTAACCGCAGGATCAGCAGGTGCCGCGCAGGTGCGGACGCGGTACGGGGTCGGCGGGTCGCCGGGCGTGTGGTGTGTGCGAGGTGGACAAGTGGTGTTGGGGCTGCAGGGGCAGCGGGGCGGGGCCGGGTttgcgcggcggctgctgcgcagCCTGGACGCGCAGACGACGTGCGAGCTGGCGTTCAAGCTGACGGACGGCGGGCTGTTGCGGCACAAGTTCAGCGCGGGGGCCACGCTGGCGCTGGTGCGGGCGTGGGTGGACGCGCACCGCAACGACGGCACGCttccgtaccagttctacagcagcgcgcagcgcgcgaCGCTGACGGAGGCGCAGGAGCGGCTAACGCTGACGGAGCTAGACCTGGTGCCGCGGTCGGCGCTAATCCTGAAGCCGGTGCAGACGGCCGCGGCGGAAGCCGTGGGGGACGCGCATGGGGGCGGGCTGCTGAGCAGCCTGCAGCGCGCGGTGGCGTGGCTGGTGACGCGCTCCGCGCCGGCGGCTGCAGCGCCGACCGCGGGTACGGCGTCGCCGTCGCCCGCGTCGTCGTGCTATGCGTCGCCCATGCAGTCGCCGCTTCTGAAACACTTCGACTGCGGCGAGTCCGAGCTGAGCATTCCCCCGACATGCATAGCGCCGAGCGCCCGCAAGTTCCAGAGCCCGGACCGGCGATag
- the CHM7 gene encoding phosphatidic acid-binding protein CHM7 (Syntenic homolog of Saccharomyces cerevisiae YJL049W): MLPESRLASLYSDFRKLQELNPDGFQANVLTWKDHLMNTVWRDELLIEGGDELLERLSTKETGFPKSIDVAIDQLVMDRRLVPLGRFVRGPDFGLLSWVRWTLHKVVDLSWRSRVRENGRYLRNCAYVNMDVLAARHGAVEGALEERVVARATRYTDLVFSREEFYGVVRESLRGRGEYDVVLADLDKHRKAILVDGDVVKVVMPAVRALVQPFGPDRVTANDRHIAEFKGSLRLVERQVQAIHGHVEETARALRGAVAAGAARDVQRRYLRMNKLAQASLSRALNQFTNLMEIKDHIDKSVDNLHLVEVLSGASRALADINRQIGSLDDVERLLDDVHEHMEDSERISGALTASVAEDDGELDSELAAMEQELQQELQQEETLLGVLERLQVSDREPQALARSASPAKLAEPPQTL, from the coding sequence ATGTTGCCGGAGTCAAGGCTTGCCTCGCTATATTCCGACTTCAGGAAGCTGCAAGAGCTCAATCCAGATGGGTTCCAGGCTAACGTTCTAACATGGAAAGACCACCTGATGAACACAGTGTGGCGGGACGAGCTTCTGATAGAAGGGGGcgacgagctgctggagcgATTGAGCACCAAGGAGACGGGGTTTCCGAAAAGCATCGATGTGGCGATCGACCAGCTGGTGATGGATAGGCGGCTGGTGCCGCTGGGGCGCTTCGTGCGGGGGCCCGATTTTGGGCTGTTGTCGTGGGTGAGGTGGACGCTGCACAAGGTGGTGGACCTGTCGTGGAGGAGCCGGGTGCGGGAGAACGGACGGTACCTGCGGAACTGCGCATACGTGAACATGGAcgtgctggcggcgcggcaCGGCGCGGTGGAGGGGGCGCTGGAGGAGAGGGTGGTGGCGCGGGCGACGCGATATACGGACCTTGTGTTCTCGCGGGAGGAGTTCTACGGCGTGGTGCGGGAGAGCCTACGGGGACGCGGGGAGTACGATGTGGTGCTGGCGGACCTGGACAAGCACCGCAAGGCGATTCTAGTGGACGGAGACGTTGTGAAGGTGGTGATGCCGGcggtgcgcgcgctggTGCAGCCGTTCGGGCCTGACCGCGTGACCGCAAACGACCGCCACATCGCAGAGTTCAAGGGCTCGCTGCGATTGGTGGAGCGGCAGGTCCAAGCGATCCACGGGCACGTCGAGGAGACAGCGCGGGCGCTGCGTGGCGCGGtcgcggcgggcgcggcaCGCGATGTGCAGCGGCGGTACCTGCGGATGAACAAGCTCGCGCAGGCCAGCCTGTCGCGCGCGCTCAACCAGTTTACGAACCTAATGGAGATCAAGGACCACATCGACAAGAGCGTGGACAACCTGCACCTGGTGGAGGTGCTGTCGGGCGCGTCGCGCGCCCTTGCAGACATCAACCGGCAAATCGGCTCGCTTGACGACGTTGAGCGGCTGTTGGACGACGTGCATGAGCATATGGAGGACAGCGAGCGCATCTCGGGCGCGCTGACGGCGTCGGTGGCCGAGGACGACGGCGAGCTCGACAGCGAGCTTGCCGCCatggagcaggagctgcagcaggagctgcagcaggaggagaCGCTGCTGGGCGTGCTGGAGCGGCTACAGGTCAGCGACCGGGAGCCGCAGGCGCTCGCGCGGTCTGCGTCGCCGGCCAAGCTCGCGGAGCCGCCCCAAACGCTATAA
- the HSM3 gene encoding Hsm3p (Syntenic homolog of Saccharomyces cerevisiae YBR272C (HSM3)), producing MEEWRIQDRMSQLADVLEAPEEHGVGSVNGLVDMLQLDLGVMVRLDADARPLLSAMKKVLTAGEMSGLDYSGLLSLLDTVVKLAPFETVLEVFSVEDIITALESDDQLVRTSCKVLAVSHPKDLFSTTRIMDVLLQLYFSQRTVPVNAVEDVFQSLCTDGLIRRRILENNYPLLREMRSTHDAILFSRYLVLMTILFRHIDRSEFQKELFVPTTEEVLDSLKKDIFLFINVAKYYRALLEYATDPGAAGGPRDWALSYILPVLHAFGHIYENKEKYIEVHSYARAYLFQLLRTVSYLEDMEVFRELDVKYLHISGDNPDVMHFMAIFNPMYLYRHHFDLLTSQVTVKPSFLPVLKNIVSCQETFEILKPALTASAILIMPYSEQMVLLGQLSSYPHSTEYLVQELPKVMSNLICNENGPISEPETIELRKKVFENLLLYSATVLNVWYEPLLDEYTNICSGKTSFVRTEVVDMYL from the coding sequence ATGGAGGAATGGAGGATCCAGGACCGAATGAGCCAGCTGGCGGATGTGCTGGAGGCGCCCGAGGAGCACGGCGTGGGGTCGGTGAACGGGCTGGTGGACATGCTGCAGCTCGACCTGGGGGTGATGGTGCGTCTCGACGCAGACGCACGGCCACTACTCTCGGCGATGAAAAAGGTGCTCACGGCAGGGGAGATGAGTGGGCTGGACTATAGCGGGCTTCtgtcgctgctggacaCAGTGGTGAAGCTTGCGCCGTTTGAGACGGTGCTGGAGGTGTTTTCGGTGGAGGACATCATCACGGCGCTGGAGAGCGACGACCAGCTGGTGCGGACGTCGTGCAAGGTGCTGGCGGTATCGCACCCCAAGGACCTGTTTTCGACGACGCGGATCATggacgtgctgctgcagctgtACTTCAGCCAGCGGACGGTGCCCGTGAATGCGGTGGAGGACGTGTTCCAGAGCCTGTGCACGGACGGGCTGATCAGGCGGCGGATCCTGGAGAACAACtacccgctgctgcgggaGATGCGCAGCACGCACGACGCGATTTTATTCTCGCGCTACCTGGTGCTGATGACCATTCTTTTCCGCCACATCGACCGCTCGGAGTTCCAGAAGGAGCTGTTCGTGCCCACGACCGAGGAGGTCCTGGACTCACTGAAGAAGGACATCTTTCTGTTCATCAACGTGGCGAAGTACTACCGTGCGCTGCTGGAGTACGCGACAGACCCGGGGGCCGCCGGAGGGCCGCGTGACTGGGCGCTGAGCTACATTCTCCCGGTGCTGCATGCGTTCGGCCACATTTATGAAAACAAAGAAAAGTACATTGAAGTGCACAGCTACGCGCGCGCCTACTTGTTCCAGCTGCTTCGGACGGTCTCCTACCTTGAGGACATGGAGGTTTTCCGCGAGCTGGATGTGAAGTACCTGCACATCTCGGGGGACAACCCGGACGTGATGCACTTCATGGCCATCTTCAATCCCATGTACTTGTACCGCCACCATTTCGACCTACTAACCTCCCAGGTTACGGTGAAGCCGTCCTTCTTACCAGTGCTGAAGAACATTGTATCATGCCAAGAGACATTTGAAATCCTGAAACCAGCTCTGACAGCTAGTGCTATATTGATTATGCCCTATTCAGAGCAGATGGTGCTGCTGGGCCAGTTGAGCTCTTATCCGCACTCGACAGAGTACCTTGTACAGGAGCTTCCCAAGGTGATGTCCAATTTAATATGCAACGAGAATGGGCCAATCTCCGAGCCAGAGACAATAGAGTTGCGCAAAAAAGTCTTCGAAAATCTACTTCTATACAGTGCTACAGTGCTGAACGTCTGGTACGAGCCTCTACTCGATGAGTATACCAATATATGTTCCGGTAAGACGTCGTTCGTAAGAACTGAAGTTGTTGATATGTACCTATAA